The following are encoded together in the Streptomyces sp. NBC_00341 genome:
- a CDS encoding DUF1707 domain-containing protein: protein MDLEKHPQQPTAPAEPDVIRASDADRDRIADILREAMAEGRLTAEEHGERVDAVYRAKTVGELEPLVRDLPAPGGAAARPAAAPYAHGPEGVAGPAENLIAVFSSSTRRGRWRVGGRTNAFSLFGSVEIDLTEALFGQRLTVINATAIFGSVEIRVPENISLRGSGTGIFGNFEVVTLESGDPEAPVVVVNGYSVFGSVEAKPKRGKFITDLQDRLRKHLGH, encoded by the coding sequence GTGGACCTCGAAAAGCACCCCCAGCAGCCCACCGCACCGGCGGAACCCGACGTCATCCGCGCCTCGGACGCCGACCGCGACCGGATCGCGGACATCCTGCGGGAAGCCATGGCCGAGGGCCGGCTGACCGCGGAGGAGCACGGCGAGCGGGTCGACGCGGTCTACCGCGCCAAGACCGTCGGTGAACTGGAACCGCTGGTACGGGACCTGCCCGCGCCGGGCGGCGCGGCCGCGAGGCCTGCCGCCGCGCCGTACGCGCACGGCCCCGAGGGGGTGGCGGGCCCGGCCGAGAACCTGATCGCGGTCTTCAGCAGCTCCACCCGCAGGGGGCGTTGGCGGGTCGGCGGCCGGACGAACGCGTTCTCGTTGTTCGGCAGCGTGGAGATCGATCTGACCGAGGCACTTTTCGGACAGCGTCTGACCGTGATCAACGCGACCGCCATCTTCGGAAGTGTCGAGATCCGGGTTCCCGAGAACATCTCGCTGCGCGGCAGCGGAACGGGAATCTTCGGGAATTTCGAAGTCGTGACTCTGGAATCCGGGGATCCGGAGGCGCCCGTGGTGGTGGTCAACGGTTATTCGGTGTTCGGCAGCGTCGAGGCAAAGCCCAAGCGCGGCAAGTTCATTACGGATCTCCAGGACCGGCTGCGCAAACACCTCGGTCACTGA
- a CDS encoding WhiB family transcriptional regulator, producing the protein MLQLPHQPLQVAAVPSQRNPAREDQAGPWHSEAVCRRDEAGLFFAPSKEPTAARLSREESAKRVCARCPVMVECREHALLQPEPYGVWGGLTAAERRVALARRRRREAELKASGAAGHIAAAG; encoded by the coding sequence GTGCTGCAACTGCCGCATCAGCCCCTGCAGGTCGCCGCCGTGCCTTCCCAGCGGAATCCCGCTCGGGAGGACCAGGCAGGACCCTGGCATTCGGAGGCGGTGTGCCGCCGGGACGAAGCCGGACTGTTCTTCGCCCCGTCGAAGGAGCCGACCGCTGCCAGGCTCTCGCGCGAGGAGTCCGCGAAGCGGGTCTGCGCGCGCTGTCCGGTGATGGTCGAGTGCCGGGAACACGCCCTGCTCCAGCCCGAGCCGTACGGGGTGTGGGGCGGCCTCACGGCCGCCGAGCGCCGCGTGGCCCTCGCCCGTCGCCGGCGGCGCGAGGCCGAGCTCAAGGCGTCCGGCGCGGCCGGTCACATCGCCGCGGCCGGCTGA
- the glpX gene encoding class II fructose-bisphosphatase, translating to MSEHHLPSQLEVSPEAPDRNLALELVRVTEAAAMAAGRWVGRGDKIGADGAAVKAMRTLVSTVSMNGIVVIGEGEKDEAPMLFNGERVGDGTGAEVDIAVDPIDGTTLNAKGMPNAIAVLAAADRGAMFDPSAVFYMDKLVTGPEAADFVDINAPVSVNIRRVAKAKNSTPQDVTVVILDRPRHEGIVKEIRETGARIKFISDGDVAGSIMAARDDTGVDLLMGIGGTPEGIISACAIKCLGGVIQGKLWPKDAAERQRALDAGHDLDRVLSTDDLVSGDNVFFVATGITDGELMRGVRYRAETATTESIVMRSKSGTIRKIDSTHRLSKLRAYSAIDFDRAK from the coding sequence ATGTCCGAGCATCATCTGCCGTCCCAGCTGGAGGTCTCCCCGGAGGCCCCCGACCGCAACCTCGCCCTGGAGCTCGTCCGGGTCACAGAGGCGGCCGCCATGGCCGCCGGGCGCTGGGTCGGCCGCGGGGACAAGATCGGCGCCGACGGCGCCGCCGTGAAGGCCATGCGGACCCTCGTCTCCACCGTGTCGATGAACGGCATCGTCGTCATCGGTGAGGGCGAGAAGGACGAGGCCCCCATGCTGTTCAACGGCGAACGGGTCGGCGACGGCACCGGCGCCGAGGTCGACATCGCCGTCGACCCGATCGACGGCACGACCCTGAACGCCAAGGGCATGCCGAACGCGATCGCCGTACTGGCCGCCGCCGACCGGGGCGCGATGTTCGACCCGTCCGCGGTCTTCTACATGGACAAGCTGGTCACCGGGCCGGAGGCGGCCGACTTCGTCGACATCAACGCGCCCGTCTCGGTGAACATCCGCCGGGTCGCGAAGGCGAAGAACTCCACCCCGCAGGACGTCACCGTCGTCATCCTGGACCGCCCGCGCCACGAGGGCATCGTCAAGGAGATCCGGGAGACCGGCGCACGGATCAAGTTCATCTCCGACGGGGATGTCGCGGGCTCGATCATGGCCGCCCGCGACGACACCGGTGTCGACCTGCTGATGGGGATCGGCGGCACGCCCGAGGGAATCATCTCGGCCTGCGCCATAAAGTGCCTCGGCGGTGTCATCCAGGGCAAGCTCTGGCCGAAGGACGCGGCCGAGCGCCAGCGCGCGCTGGACGCCGGGCACGACCTGGACCGGGTGCTGTCCACGGACGACCTGGTCAGCGGGGACAACGTGTTCTTCGTGGCGACGGGCATCACGGACGGCGAACTCATGCGCGGTGTGCGCTACCGCGCGGAGACGGCGACCACCGAGTCGATCGTGATGCGGTCCAAGTCGGGCACCATCCGGAAGATCGACTCGACCCACCGGCTGTCGAAGCTGCGGGCCTACAGCGCGATCGACTTCGACCGCGCGAAGTGA
- a CDS encoding DUF4245 domain-containing protein, with product MASKRGKQTVRDMFLSLAVIAAVAGVVYIFVPHDEKADPVKAVDYRVELLTARRAAPYPVAAPSGLAQKWKPTSVSYEREAGNSWHLGFLDPDGGYVAVEQSTSPAKKYITDVSQDAKNTGRTQQVAGEAWQHWEGPKYDALVREGKGSTTVVTGSASPERLAEMAAALKTS from the coding sequence GTGGCAAGCAAGCGAGGCAAGCAGACAGTGCGGGACATGTTCCTGTCGTTGGCGGTGATCGCCGCGGTGGCGGGGGTCGTCTACATCTTCGTCCCGCACGACGAGAAGGCCGATCCGGTCAAGGCGGTCGACTACCGGGTCGAGCTCCTGACCGCGCGGCGCGCGGCTCCCTACCCGGTGGCGGCCCCCAGTGGTCTGGCGCAGAAGTGGAAGCCGACCTCCGTCAGTTACGAGCGCGAGGCCGGCAACAGCTGGCACCTGGGCTTCCTCGATCCGGACGGCGGGTACGTCGCGGTGGAGCAGTCCACGTCCCCGGCGAAGAAGTACATCACCGACGTCAGCCAGGACGCGAAGAACACCGGCCGCACCCAGCAGGTCGCCGGTGAGGCCTGGCAGCACTGGGAGGGCCCGAAGTACGACGCCCTCGTACGTGAGGGCAAGGGGTCGACCACGGTCGTCACCGGCTCCGCGTCGCCGGAGCGGCTGGCGGAGATGGCGGCGGCGCTCAAGACCTCCTGA
- a CDS encoding malonic semialdehyde reductase, with translation MSLVLDPAAQDLLFREARTANTFTDEPVTEEQVQAIYDLVKYGPTAFNQSPLRVILVRSDDARARLVQHMAEGNQPKTSTAPLVAILATDNEFHEELPALLPHFPQAKDAFFSERPVRESAAALNGALQAAYFIIGVRAAGLAAGPMTGYDAAGIEKEFLDGDHNVLMVVNIGKPGDDAWFPRLPRLAYDEVIKSV, from the coding sequence ATGTCCCTCGTTCTTGACCCCGCCGCCCAGGACCTCCTCTTCCGTGAGGCCCGCACCGCCAACACCTTCACCGACGAGCCGGTGACCGAGGAGCAGGTCCAGGCGATCTACGACCTGGTCAAGTACGGCCCGACCGCGTTCAACCAGTCGCCGCTGCGCGTCATCCTCGTCCGCTCGGACGACGCCCGCGCGCGCCTCGTCCAGCACATGGCGGAGGGCAACCAGCCCAAGACCTCGACCGCTCCGCTGGTCGCGATCCTGGCCACCGACAACGAGTTCCACGAGGAGCTCCCGGCGCTGCTGCCGCACTTCCCGCAGGCCAAGGACGCGTTCTTCTCCGAGCGCCCGGTCCGCGAGTCCGCCGCCGCGCTGAACGGCGCGCTGCAGGCCGCCTACTTCATCATCGGCGTCCGCGCCGCCGGCCTGGCCGCCGGCCCGATGACCGGCTACGACGCCGCGGGCATCGAGAAGGAGTTCCTGGACGGCGACCACAACGTGCTGATGGTCGTCAACATCGGCAAGCCGGGCGACGACGCCTGGTTCCCGCGTCTGCCGCGTCTGGCCTACGACGAGGTCATCAAGAGCGTCTGA
- a CDS encoding exodeoxyribonuclease VII small subunit codes for MTDDGTTAAAATGTLGYEQARDELIEVVRRLEAGGTSLEESLALWERGEELAKVCRHWLEGARARLDAALAGPAAPGDDNGAEGGTAADAG; via the coding sequence ATGACGGACGACGGGACGACGGCGGCTGCGGCCACGGGCACGCTCGGGTACGAGCAGGCGCGCGACGAGCTGATCGAGGTGGTGCGCCGGCTGGAGGCCGGCGGGACGAGCCTGGAGGAGTCCCTGGCCCTGTGGGAGCGGGGCGAGGAGCTGGCGAAGGTGTGCCGCCACTGGCTGGAGGGCGCGCGCGCCCGGCTGGACGCGGCGCTGGCGGGGCCCGCCGCTCCCGGGGACGACAACGGCGCCGAAGGCGGCACGGCGGCCGACGCGGGCTGA
- the xseA gene encoding exodeoxyribonuclease VII large subunit, giving the protein MALQTSPEAPLPVGDVSRLIGGWIDRLGAVWVEGQITQLSRRPGAGVVFLTLRDPSHDISVSVTCFRQVFDRIADVVTEGARVVVLAKPEWYAPRGQLSLRATEIRPVGIGELLVRLEQLKKSLAREGLFALDRKKPLPFLPQLIGLVCGRASAAERDVLENTRRRWPAVRFEVRNTAVQGVHAVNQLVQAVQELDALPEVDVIVVARGGGSVEDLLPFSDEQLIRTVAACRTPVVSAIGHEPDSPLLDLVADVRASTPTDAAKRIVPDVSEELDRVQQLRDRALRTVRGLLDREERGLAHALGRPSMERPQRMVDERAAEIDALIGRGRRVLGHLLDRADSELAHTRARVVALSPAATLERGYAVLQRADGHVVRDPADAGAAGDALRARVSGGEFVVRVDG; this is encoded by the coding sequence ATGGCTCTCCAAACATCACCGGAAGCTCCGCTGCCCGTCGGTGACGTGTCACGGCTCATCGGCGGCTGGATCGACCGGCTCGGTGCCGTCTGGGTCGAGGGGCAGATCACCCAGCTGTCGCGGCGCCCGGGTGCCGGAGTGGTGTTCCTGACGCTGCGCGACCCCTCGCACGACATCTCGGTGAGCGTGACGTGCTTCCGGCAGGTCTTCGACCGGATCGCGGACGTGGTCACCGAGGGGGCGCGGGTCGTCGTCCTGGCGAAGCCCGAGTGGTACGCGCCCCGCGGGCAGCTCTCGCTGCGCGCCACGGAGATACGGCCGGTCGGCATCGGCGAGCTGCTGGTCCGGCTGGAGCAGCTGAAGAAGTCACTGGCCCGGGAGGGCCTCTTCGCCCTGGACCGCAAGAAGCCGCTGCCCTTCCTGCCGCAGCTGATCGGGCTCGTCTGCGGCCGCGCCTCCGCGGCGGAGCGCGATGTCCTGGAGAACACCCGGCGCCGCTGGCCCGCGGTCCGCTTCGAGGTCCGCAACACCGCCGTGCAGGGGGTGCACGCGGTGAATCAGTTGGTCCAGGCGGTGCAGGAGCTGGACGCGCTCCCGGAGGTCGACGTGATCGTCGTGGCGCGCGGCGGGGGCAGCGTGGAGGACCTGCTGCCGTTCTCGGACGAGCAGCTGATCCGTACGGTCGCGGCGTGCCGCACCCCGGTGGTCTCGGCCATCGGGCACGAGCCGGACTCCCCCCTCCTCGACCTGGTCGCGGATGTACGGGCCTCCACCCCGACGGACGCGGCGAAGCGCATCGTGCCCGACGTGAGCGAGGAGCTGGACCGGGTGCAGCAGCTGCGGGACCGGGCGCTGCGGACGGTACGGGGGCTGCTCGACCGGGAGGAGCGGGGTCTGGCGCACGCGCTGGGGCGGCCCTCGATGGAGCGTCCGCAGCGGATGGTGGACGAGCGCGCGGCGGAGATCGACGCGCTGATCGGGCGCGGGCGGCGGGTGCTGGGGCATCTGCTGGACCGCGCGGACTCGGAGCTCGCCCACACCAGGGCCCGGGTGGTCGCGCTGTCGCCCGCGGCGACCCTGGAACGCGGCTACGCGGTGCTCCAGCGGGCGGACGGGCACGTGGTGCGCGACCCCGCCGACGCCGGGGCGGCCGGGGACGCGCTGCGGGCCCGGGTGTCCGGGGGCGAGTTCGTGGTGCGGGTCGACGGGTGA